The nucleotide sequence CATGGGAACAACATCCAGTAGGCCAGCCACCGCTCCTATCATCAAGCCCATAGCGATGCGCTTATTCATCAACACCCTCCTTACTAGTCTTTTTGTCAGATTGGCTAAACAGCTGCTCGGCTGGACAGCCGAGCTCTCGCTGTTTGCAGCGCTTGCAAGCGAGTGAGCCGCGGATAAAAGCATTTCCGCCAAGAGAGAGTAAGACCAAGGCTACAAGAAGTCCGGGAATCAGCCAGCTAAAATCGATTATCAAGTGGAGTATCCCTCCAGCCAGGGGAAGAATGAGAACCATCATGTCGGGCAGCATATCCCGCCAGGAGATATCCTTCTCGATGAAGCGTTTGGGATCGCCCTTTTTAAGGAAGATGGAGGCAAGCTTGCCCTTCCCGAAGGCGCAAGTCTTGCCGTAGTAATAGCAATTTACGCAGCTCATCTTGAGCAAGCGGAGCTCAAGTGACAGGCAGTAGGCCAAATAGAGCAAGGCGGAAGCCGTCCCAAGGCCCCAAAGGATAAACGAGCCGATCCCGTAGATGAGAAGCGAGACAGAGTTGGATAGAAGAACTATCCAGAGGGGGTAGTTCTCATCTGGCTTGGTCTCCACATTCATCTGGCTTGGTCTCCACATTCATCTGGCTTGGTCTCCACATTCATCTCCTTTGGGATGATTAAACCATCTCAATATGGCTACTTGACGCTGACACTGACCTCGAAGATTTCATCGGGAGGCACATCCGGCTCAAAAGAGCGATGGTAGATGAGCTTTAAGCTCGCCTCATCGAGATTCTCAGTCTCCCACGAAAAACCGGTGGAAGGGTTGCCCTCCAGCGTCACCTTAAGGATGTCGCCCTTGCTCAGCTCAACCTTGCTTCCCGCATCCTTTTCGTTTATTGAGACTTTTTTGGCAGAACTTGAGGCGCAGGAGACCAGAAACAAAACCGCTAAGACCATGACCGCAAGACTGACGACCCTTCTAAGCATGACAAAACTCCTCTCTTTGCTCTCGCCGATAAGCGTGGCTTTTGCCAATTCTTTCAATGCGTCCATTGGGCGAGCACTTGAGCAGAGAAGTTCCAAATCAATCTCTCTTTTAGCCACTTTTTATTTAAGTTTCTCTATCTCCTCCTCAACCTCTTCGGCCCCCTCTTTATAGAACTTGGCTTCATCTGGGGCGAGCTCGTGGAGAAGGCGCAGAAACTCGCCGGCGTGAACGCGCTCTTCATCGGCGATATCCTTTAAGACTTCGATGGCAAGCTCATTATCGGTTGACTCGGCAAGCTGCATGTAGAGCTGGATGGCTTCGTACTCGGCAGCCACCATGAAGCGGACCGCCCGAACGAGCTCCTCATTTGTGAGTTTCCGCTCGTTTGCCAATCCGGAGAAAGGCGTTCCAAACTCGGGCATGGTAAACCTCCTTTAGTTGTAGGTGCTACCTTAAAGATTTCATCATCAATCGACCGAACTCCCCGGCAATCTACTTTAGCACAATCAAGTTAGAAAGCACGGAAATTAAGGCCCGCCTACCAATGAATAGTTTATACACCGTCCATCCAATGTTCTTATCGTTAAAACCGTTGGAGGGTAATCAAAATCGTCCGTAATAAACCGCTTGGAAAGCAAGGTGCTCCCAGCCACAAGTTCGAATGGCGAAATTATGGATCCGGGTTCTAATGGGCTTACGTTAGGGCTTTTGTGACTTAGATTATAGACTCGTCCCCAAAAGTAGATGTGATCGTGCCAACCACGAAGCGTGTTTGCCGCAAGCCCTAATATCCAAGGGAGGAGAAGGATGAGCAGAACAAGCGGGATATGCCTTATGCTCAATCTCGAATCATAGCTTTTTGACCTTGAACCAGCAGCCATTTTTCTTCCTTCTAAACAATCTGTCAAGTTGGATTAAGCACATTTAGCTTGTTGATCTCTGACGAGCCCTATCCAGAATTTCGCGTTGCCGCTCTCTGATATCCTCTTGCTCTCGAAGTATTTGGTCCTGCGCATCAACCCTGTTTTCGCTTCGATCGCCCGCTACATAATTTCCTTGAGCCATATCATTTGCCTCTTGAGCGAGCTTTTCTGATGCTTCTTGCAATCTCATGTACTCGTCTCTCTCTTCCTTGGTAAGTCTTTGGTCGTTCACTTACGATCTCTCCTTTTTCGATGGTTATGATTTAAGAGTAGCTATAATCCAAAAATCTGCTCAGATCAGGCGGAAGGTGCGGCTGCCAAGACCGATCTTCTGGCCGTATTCGAGCTGAACTGACCCGTCGGTGTGGGGATGAAGCGAGGCGAAGAGGTCTCTTCCGGCCGATTCGTTGACGAGATCGGCCGAGGCTTGGTCGATGGCGACGATGTCTTTGGAGGCCAAAATACCGATATCTTGGGCGATCGGAGCATCGCTCCATGACCAGCAGTCGCAATCGGGGGTGACGTTCATGACGAAATTGAAAAAGCCGGATTTGGTCTCCTTGCCTTTGAGCGCCCCTTTAACATATTCGCATATCTTTTCAGCGATGACACCTGGAGAGGTCTGCCAGTTAACAGCGATGGCCGAAAATGGACATGTCACCGTACACTCGCCGCAGCCGATGCATATCCCTTCATTGATTAGGACCTTATTCTTCGAAGTCATGGAGATGGCGTTGACCGGGCACCACTTGGTGCACTTCTT is from Actinomycetota bacterium and encodes:
- a CDS encoding ferritin family protein; amino-acid sequence: MPEFGTPFSGLANERKLTNEELVRAVRFMVAAEYEAIQLYMQLAESTDNELAIEVLKDIADEERVHAGEFLRLLHELAPDEAKFYKEGAEEVEEEIEKLK
- a CDS encoding protease inhibitor I42 family protein translates to MAKREIDLELLCSSARPMDALKELAKATLIGESKERSFVMLRRVVSLAVMVLAVLFLVSCASSSAKKVSINEKDAGSKVELSKGDILKVTLEGNPSTGFSWETENLDEASLKLIYHRSFEPDVPPDEIFEVSVSVK